Genomic window (Salvelinus alpinus chromosome 13, SLU_Salpinus.1, whole genome shotgun sequence):
GCAACCAGCTCAGGGCTCAATGTCTCACTGCACGCACAAAAGGGTGAATTTGGTAGAAGGGTGAGACTAGATATATGGCCACCTATTGTGAAAACAGACGTATCAATAGAAGCAGTTGGATCTCAGCAGAAGATAGAAAAAACTAAAGTACAAGTCTCCTCACCTTGGGGCAGGTGCTGGTATGTCAGCCATGCCAGTGGCCTCCTGGAACATACTGGTGGTGCTCTCCATAGATGCTGGCATGGGCCTGGCAGCAGTCTGAGAGGTCCTCTGCACCTTTAAGGCCTTAAACTTCCTTTTATTGGTCACCTCTACCTTCATGGCCCCCAGGAGGTCCAGCAGACTCTCCTTCCCACTCTTCACAGGCTGAATTTCCTCCTTGGGGGGGGCTTCTGACTGTTGTTCCTCCTTATTGGCCTCTAACATCTGCTCCTCTACAACtttgtctccctctttctttacATCTACAACCCCTTCTGTTTTAACCTGGACCTCAACAATTGTTTCACCCTCCTTCACTACCTCCATTGTTACTCCTAGCTTTTGTTTAACCTCTGTTTTACTGGCCAACATGATTTCTTTCATTTCCCCACTCTCCTTTACATCCTCCATCTTTACTTCTGGAATGGGAAAAAGTTCGGTTTTAGTCTGGATTTCTTCCATTTTCTCGCTATCCATCTTAACTGGAATTTCCTCTATTTTGCTCTCCTTTACAGCCTCCATCCTTACCTCGAGAATTGGCTCAACCTCTGTTTTAATCTGGATTATTTCGTCCATTTTCTCACTCGCCTTTGCTGCCTCCACCTTTGATTCTAGTTTTTTCTCAACCTCTTCTGTTTGTGTAAGAATTTCTTCAATTTTGACCCTCTCTGTTACTCCCTCCATCTTCACCCCTACTCTCTGCTCACTCTGTTCTGCTACCATTTTTACATAATCCTGTAGCTCTATGACCTTCTCTCCAACCATCTTTACTGCTCCCTTCTGCTCACCATCCTTCAATGCACTATTTTCTTCCTTGGGAGGGAGTGGCCCCTCTTTCTTTTCACAGTAGATGACAGAGCGTGTGCCAAACGCATTGAAGACCCCTCCATTCGTAGCtctggatgagggagagagaccgtGGTAAGCACAAGAAACATTAAAAGCGAAATACTCTAACTTGCAAGACACAGTGGCCCTCAAAGACATTGTGCTGCACTAGTACTGAAACCATGTAGACTTACGATAGTTTGCTACATGGCTGCAAAGTGAGAATAGATCTTTATTGTAGATAAAGATGAGATGTTGTTCCAGGGCTCATTAGGCAGGCTTATGCGGCAGATTTGCTACGGCGTCATTTTCAGAGGTAAACTGGCCAAGGCCACCAACAACACATAAAATCTCACCGAATTCTTCccaaaaacaattacaatttctCGCAACCAtagcagtgcccactttgtcaaaggtAGGGACGCAAAATATTGATCATGTCCATTCCCAGCGCCTCTCCGGGGTGCTGCTGGCAAGATGCATCGCTGCTGTGCTCCAACATTTCGGCAAAACATTTTACATACGTCCTGTTGCAGATCTAGCAAATGGTAGAAAAGTATATGGCCTTTTCGGCAGCCTACAGACTAGAGAtcaaatgtatgacaatgtaacGAGACAGAACCTTTAtacatcatgcaggtttctcaGATTAGcgcattttttatttgattggcACACAATCAAATACAAAATGTGCTGACATGTTAACAAAcatcctaaaaacaggacaggtcaaagtaaaatatacaatatggaatggacaatcagGCTACTCACAACTGATGTCCAGGAGTTCCATCCCGTGGGCTaaattgtcatgatcagtggtttcaagtttcTATCAGTACATTTTTTACATGCTGATCACTTCTGCATTTCCCGCTGTGTAAACACTTAGCAAATAGGCTCAGGATAACTCCTCCTGATAAAGTTGTGTATCTGATATTCTGAGCTTAAATAGCCACAGcaatcaggactaataaagccaatgGTCATTCATAAAATTCCATTGCGAGCAGACATGGCAGGCTACATcccagtaaacacagactgaggaCGTCGTTTTTTGGGTCCTGTCCGGATCAGCCGTCTtttttttggaggggggggggggggggtacaaaaCGGTAGGTGTACCACATAGATGGGAATTCCTAAAATTAAATTTCAGATGACACAgtaggccagggatgggcaactccagtcctctggggcctgattggtgtcgcACTTTTTCCCCAGCTAACAcatctgactccaataatcaaccaATCATAaacttcagtttagaatgcaattagtttcGTCAGCTGTGTTGACTAGGGATGGGGAGAAAGTGACACCACGCCGtccctgaggactgga
Coding sequences:
- the mrps31 gene encoding small ribosomal subunit protein mS31, which gives rise to MYRILLLSVCPVRNRALHVYIREACLRSSKCDIVSLPICRATNGGVFNAFGTRSVIYCEKKEGPLPPKEENSALKDGEQKGAVKMVGEKVIELQDYVKMVAEQSEQRVGVKMEGVTERVKIEEILTQTEEVEKKLESKVEAAKASEKMDEIIQIKTEVEPILEVRMEAVKESKIEEIPVKMDSEKMEEIQTKTELFPIPEVKMEDVKESGEMKEIMLASKTEVKQKLGVTMEVVKEGETIVEVQVKTEGVVDVKKEGDKVVEEQMLEANKEEQQSEAPPKEEIQPVKSGKESLLDLLGAMKVEVTNKRKFKALKVQRTSQTAARPMPASMESTTSMFQEATGMADIPAPAPSETLSPELVAAVSAAAATLPNQSQAESELLKKLRQHEAIGEAQKNGDVNNIGVIIADMKVGKKPNGRQTARPANQIRFDEDGRGYTHDRGITAELDGGLRRRRSLFSGKRLNIFTPSTEPEADTDIAAPTLWDMELANQVALSTNQMPRNGFEEMIQWTKEGRLWQYPINNEAGLEAEAQVPFHEHVFLEKHLEEGFPRQGPVRHFMELVVSGLAKNPYYTVQQKREHIAWFRDYFQQKEEVLKEAEVYLN